The sequence below is a genomic window from Micromonospora aurantiaca ATCC 27029.
AGGTCGCGGTCGGAGGTCTTGTCCGGCTGCTTGTCGAAGTACACGCCCGGCGAGCGGACGAGCTGGCTGACCACGACGCGCTCGGTGCCGTTGATGATGAAGGTGCCCTTCGGCGTCATCATCGGGAAGTCACCCATGAACACCGTCTGGCTCTTGATCTCGCCAGTGGTGTTGTTGGTGAACTCCGCGGTCACGAACAGCGGCGCGCAGTAGGTCAGGTCCTTCTCCTTGCACTCCTCGATCGAGGCCTTGACCTCGTCGAAGCGCGGAGCCGAGAAGGAGAGCGACATGGTGCCGGAGAAGTCCTCAATGGGACTGATCTCGTCGAGGATCTCCGCGAGACCCGAGCGTGCGTGCGGGTCGTCCGCCGACCGGCCCTGCCAAGCCTCGTTGCCGACGAGCCAGTCGAAGGACTCGTTCTGGATGGCGAGGAGGTTGGGGACCTCGAGGTGTTCGGTGATCCGACCGAAAGAAACTCGGCGGGGCGCGAATGCGCTCGACGTACGACTGGTCTTCGCAGGGCGGGAAGCTGCCAAGATGCGTCCTTCCGAGGACCGGTGCTGCAGAACGGCTGGTACGCGTGCACTCCAATGACCCCACCAGAAATATCCACAATCGGACATTTCCGAGCAGGGGTCAAGTCGGAAGGCAGCGCAAACTAGCAGTGTAGCCGAGAGGCTAACCGCTGTCCAGCCCACCCCGCAGGTCGTCGCGGAACAAGCCCTGGGACCTCGGAAAACCGGGTCGACCGGGCCGCTCGGAACGCGACGCTCCTGCCGGTCCGCTCGGGAGCCGCGGCGGCGGTGCTGCCGTTGCCTTACCCGAGAGGCGGCCGTTGCAAGCGCGGAAGGTCTTGCTGATGTTCAGCGTGCCTGGCAGGCCCGTGCCGCGTCAAGGGCCGGTTACTGCTCGGGGTGTCTTTCCCACCGACGGGCTACCGACAGACGTCGCTGACCGGCCGATGAGAGGACGCTGTACGCCCTGCTCACGCCGTTCGCCGGCGGGCGGCACCAACACGGCGGGCGGTGACCCGGTCTCCCGGATCACCGCCCGCCGCGACGCGATGTGCCCCGGCTCACGTGAGCCGGACGCGCGTCAGGTGGAGCAAGGTCACTTGAGGGTGACCTTGGCGCCCTCGCCCTCGAGCTTGGCCTTGGCCTTCTCGGCGGTCTCCTTGTTGGCCTTCTCCAGGACGGCCTTCGGAGCGGCCTCGACCAGGTCCTTGGCCTCCTTGAGGCCCAGGCCGGTCAGCTCGCGCACGACCTTGATGACCTGGATCTTCTTGCCACCGTCGGCGTCGAGGATGACGTCGAACTCGTCCTTCTCCGGCTCGGCCTCGGCGGCCGGGGCACCCGGACCGGCCGGGCCGGCGACGGCGACCGGAGCGGCGGCGGTGACCTCGAAGGTCTCCTCGAACTGCTTCACGAACTCGGAGAGCTCGATCAGCGTCATCTCCTTGAACGCGTCGAGCAGCTCGTCGGTGCTGAGCTTCGCCATGTCTGGCGTCCTTTCTCGCAATGAAAACTAAGAACGTGGTGCGCCGGGAGGGCCTCAGGCCGCCTCGGCGCCCTCCTGCTCGCGCTTCTTGTCCGCCAGGGCGGCCGCCGCGCGGGCGGCCTTGGAGAGCGGAGCCTGGAACAGGGCCGCGGCCTTGCTCAGGTTGCCCTTCATGGCGCCGGCCAGCTTGGCCAGCAGCACCTCGCGGGACTCCAGGTCGGCGAGCTTCGTGACCTCGGCCGCGGAAATGGCCTTGCCCTCGAAGACACCGCCCTTGATGACGAGCTTCGGGTTGGCCTTCGCGAAGTCGCGAAGCCCCTTCGCCGCCTCGACGACGTCGCCCGAAACGAAAGTCAGCGCGGTAGGACCGGAGAACAGCTCGTCGAGCCCGGAGATGCCCGCATCGGCCGCGGCACGCTTGGCAAGCGTGTTCTTCGCGACCGTGTAGCTGGTCTCCTTGCCGAGCGAGCGCCGCAGCTGGGTGAGCTGCGAAACCGTGAGCCCGCGGTACTCGGTCAGCACGGTCGCTCCCGCGTTGCGGAAGCTCTCGGTCAGCTCGGCGACGGCCGTGGCCTTGTCGGCCCGGATCGGCTTGTCCGCCATGTCCCTCCTCTCTCGTTGCTCGGAGCTGGTACGCCGGCGGCGAGCCGAGGCTCGACGACGGCGGCGGAGGCATCACGACAACGAAAAAGCCCCGGCGCAGGGCGCACGGGGCGAGGGCCGGGGACACGGGCACAGTCGGCGGACCGTGCGTGAAACCGAGTTTCGCTTACCGCCCTGCGCGGGTCGCCCGTCGTCGCGGGACCTTCGACCGTGCCGGAGCACGGTGACCAGCGGTCTTTGGGTGGAACTACCGCACCAGGTTACGCGACGTGCGCCGCAGCACCAAATCGCCGGAGGTGCTCCCGGTCACCAGGGCTCAGGCCCGGGTGCGCCGCGCCCAGGCGTAGCCGGTCAGCGCCACCGCCGTCCAGGCCAGGGCCCAGCCGGTGAGCAGCAGACCGGCCCCGGCCGCGACCGGCCCGGTGACCGCCCGCGCGGTCGCCATGACCGGCGGGACCATCCAGGGCGCGACCGAGCCGGAGAGCCCGAGCACCACGACCCCGACCGCGCCCGTGACCAGCACGGCGACCCCGTAGCCGGCGCTGCGGGTCACGGCCCGGCTCGCCAGCGCGCCGAGCGCCACCGCAGCCGGCAGCGAGAGCAGGTGGGCCCAGAGCCCGAGCGCCACCCCGAGGAGCACCGGCCGCTCCCCCGGCCCGACGGTCGCGGTGACCCCGCCGAGCGGCCACGGCAGCGCCAGCGCGACGAGCACCACGGCGAGCCCGGCCACCAGCGCCGCGAGCAGCCCGGCCGCCCGCTCCCGGGCCGGGCCGGCCACCACCCGGGCCATCCGGCGCTGCACGTCGGGTTCCACGTCCAGCAGGATCTTGGTCTGCCAGGCCAGCACCGGGAACAGCACCACGGCGGAGACGCCGTAGGCCTCCGCCGGCCGGGCCCGGCCACCGCCGTAGAGGACGCCGAGGACGAGCAGGCCGGCCAGCACCGGCGCCAGCGCCCGTCCGGTACGCACGAAGCCGGCCAGCCGCAGCCGGACCAGCGCGATCACCGGGCCACCTCCGGCGCCGGCCCGGGCCGGGCGGAGTCCCCGGCCTCGGCACCGGCCTGGTCCGGGGAACCAGCGGCGGACGCGCCGACCGACCCGCCGGTGCCCGACGGCCCGGCGGAGGCCGGCACCGGGTGCGTGGCCGGGGGCGGGACGGCGTGTTCGCGTACCCGAAGGATCTGATGGCCGTCGGCGCGCAGGCGGGCGACGGCGGTGGCCAGCCCGGCGGCCGGGACCGCCAGCTCGACCACGGCGACGGCCGCGCCGCCCGACGACGCCTCCTCGGTCACCGTGCCGTCGGTGACCGACAGGTGCCGGGCTCCGGGGAGCCGGACCGTCTCGCCGCGGTGGTCGCTGACCAGCACCGTGCCGCCGTCGGCCAGCACCTCGCCGATGATCTCGGGGACCGACTCCCGGGCGGTGGCGTCCAGCCCCTCCCAGGGCTCGTCGAGCACCAGCAGGCCGGGCGGGCGCAGCAGTGCCTGCGCCAGGCCGACCTTCTGCGCGGTGCCCTTGGACAGCCGCGGCAGGCGCACGTCGTGGAAGCGGGTCAGGCCCAGTCGCTCCACCCAGTGGCGCACCGCCCGGTCGGTGGCGGGACCGGGCAGGCCGGCGACGCGGCCCATGGCGGACAGGTACGCCCCGACTGTGAACGGCTGGTCGGCGGGGAAGCGCTCCGGCACCCAGCCGACGACCGGCGGCCGGTCGGCGACCCGGCCCCGGCTCGGGCGCAGCACCCCGGCGGCCAGCTGGAGCAGAGTGGACTTGCCGGCGCCGTTGCGGCCGAGCACGACCGCTGCCTCACCCGGGCCGATCGCGACGTCGACCTGCCGCAGCACCCACGGGCCGTGCCTGTGGTAGCGGAGCCAGACGCCGTCGAGCCGCATGCGCCCGAGAGTGCCACACCGGACAGACGAACGGGGCCCCGCCACGACGTGGTGGCGGAGCCCCGTTCGGGAGTACGCGTGCTCAGCCCTCGGCCGAGCCCTCCTGGAAGTTCTTCACGACCTTCGGGTCGACCGGTACGCCCGGGCCCATGGTGGTGGTGAGGGTGACCTTCTTGAGGTACGTGCCCTTGGCCGCGGACGGCTTGGCCCGCAGCACCTCGTCCAGCACCGCGGCGTAGTTGTCCACCAGCTGGTTCTCGGAGAAGGAGGCCTTGCCGATGATCAGGTGCAGGTTGGAGTGCTTGTCCACCCGGAAGGTGATCTTACCGCCCTTGATGTCCGAGACGGCCTTGGTGACGTCCATGGTCACGGTGCCGGTCTTCGGGTTCGGCATCAGACCGCGCGGGCCCAGGATCCGCGCGATCCGGCCGATCTTGGCCATCTGGTCGGGCGTGGCGATCGCCGCGTCGAAGTCCAGCCAACCGCCCTGGATACGGGCGACCAGCTCGTCGGTGCCCACCTCGTCCGCACCCGCGGCGACGGCCTCCTCGGCCTTCGCGCCGGCGGCGAAGACGATCACGCGGGCGGTCTTACCGGTGCCGTGCGGCAGGTTGACCGTGCCGCGGACCATCTGGTCCGCCTTGCGGGGGTCGACGCCGAGGCGCATCGCGACCTCGACCGTGGCGTCGAACTTGACGTTGGTGGTCTCCTTGGCCAGCTTGACGGCCTCGACCGGGGTGTAGAGCTTCGACCGGTCGATGACATCGGCGGCCTTGCGGTAGCTCTTGCTGCGCTGCATTTCTGGTGACTCCTGTGGTCTCTGGCGGGCGCGCGGCGTACGCGGCCCTCCCACGAACAGAAAGATCGGGTGGAGCGGTGGAGCGAGATCAGTCGGCGACGGTCAGGCCCATCGACCGGGCGGTGCCGGCGATGATCTTCTCGGCCTGGTCGATGTCGTTGGCGTTGAGGTCCGCCATCTTCTTCTCGGCGATCTCGCGCAGCTGGGCGCGGGTGACCGAGCCGACCTTCTCCTTGTGCGGGACGCCCGAGCCCTTCTGCACGCCGGCGGCCTTGATCAGCAGCCGGGCGGCGGGCGGGGTCTTCAGCACGAAGGTGAACGTGCGGTCCTCGTAGACGCTGATCTCGGCGGGGACGATGTCGCCCCGCTGGGACTCGGTCTGCGCGTTGTAGGACTTGCAGAACTCCATGATGTTCACGCCGTGCTGGCCGAGCGCGGGGCCGACCGGCGGCGCCGGCGTGGCCTGGCCCGCCGGCAGCTGAAGCGTGAACGTCTTGACGAGCTTCTTCTTCGGAGGCATGTCTCTTCCTGGGGCTTGGAACTGGGATTCTCGCCGGTCCGCGGGCGCGCACGGTCAGCACGGTGCGGACAGCCGACGTTCTAGGGTAGCGCAGCCGTCGGCCACCCCCCGCGCCGAGGTCGGCGGATGGCGAAACGGCGCACCGGCGGCCACCCCGGGAAGGGGCGGGCCGCCGGTGCCGACGTACGTCAGATCTTGGCGACCTGGTTGAAGTTCAGCTCGACCGGCGTCTCCCGGCCGAAGATCGACACCAGCACCTTGAGCTTCTGCTGGTCGGCGTTGATCTCGCTGATCGTCGCCGGCAGCGACGCGAACGCGCCGTCGGTGACGGTGACCGAGTCGCCGACCTCGAAGTCGAGGACCTTGATCTCGGGCTTGGCCTTCTTCTGCTCGGTCTCGACCGCCGGGGCCAGCCACTTGAGCACCTCGTCGAGGCTCAGCGGCGCCGGCCGGTCGGCCCGGTCGGTCGCGCCGACGAAGCCGGTGACCCCCGGGGTGTTCCGGACGCAGGAGTAGGACTCGGCGGTCAGCTCCATCCGGACCAGGATGTAGCCCGGGAAGACCTTCGCCTGGACCTGCGACCGCTTGCCGTTCTTGACCTCGACCTCTTCCCGGGTCGGCACCTCGACCTGGTAGATGAAGTCCTCCATGTCGAGGGAGGTGATCCGGGTCTCGAGGTTGGTCTTGACCTTGTTCTCGTAGCCGGCGTACGAGTGCACCACGTACCAGTCGCCGGGCGCGTAACGCAGCTTCTGGCGCAGCTCGGCGACCGGGTCGAAGTCCTCGTCCGGGGCCGGCTCGGTGGTCGGGAACTCCGGCTCGCTGGCGGCCTCGACCGACTCGTTGTTGGCCGCCGTCGCCACCGTGGACTGCTCGTCCGGGGTTCCGGCGGTCTCGTCGTACTCAGGCACGCTCGCTCACTTCCGTCAGTATCGCTGTCCGCAGGTCAGCTGGACTCGCCGAAGACCCACAGCACCGCCTTGGCGAAGCCGTAGTCCAGGCCGGCCACGATCGCCAGCATCACCGCGACGAAGGTGACCACCACGGCCGTGTAGGTCAGCAGCTCCTTGCGGGTCGGCCAGATGACCTTACGCAGCTCTGCCACGACCTCGCGGAAGAACCGCGCGATGCGGGCGAACAGCCCGATCCGCTCGGTGTCCTTGCGGGTCTTCCGGCCCTCGGCCGGCTCGGCCTGCGCCCGCTTGCGGGTCGCGGTGCCACCCCGGGCGACCGGCTCGTCCGCGTCGGTGGCGTCGTCGTCGGCCACGTCGTCGACGGTCGCGTCGTCGTTCAGACGCTCGTCGCCGTCGTCCTCGCCGCGGCGCTTGCTCTCGGCCACTTCGCCCTCCGTGCGGGTATGGGGTCGCACGCCGGGCGGCGTGCGCGGCGTGTTGGTCACGCCGGCCGGACCAACCGTCCCGCGACGGGCCGCGGCCGGCGGACCGGCCGGGAGGGCCCGAACGCCTCGGAACCACCCCACCGATGCCACCACCACGGGCCGGACGCCGCCGGTGAGGGCGGCGCGACCCACGGAACGGTCAGGCCTGAGGCGCAGGGGTGACAGGACTTGAACCTGCAGCCTGCGGTTTTGGAGACCGCTGCTCTGCCAATTGAGCTACACCCCTGTGCGGCAACTCACCTCCACCCGGACACGCTGTGCCGAGCGGGGGTCACTTGCCCCACGGCGGACCAGTGTACGGGTAGTCGTGCGACTTTCCCAACCGGTCTGCCCCTCGCGCGTCGGGCGAACCCTCAGCGCGTCGTGCGGATCAGTGCCCGAGCCTGCGACAGCACCTTCTCACCCTGGCAGGTGGCGGTGATGTCGAGCCTGGTCAGGCCCTCTTCGGTGACCTCCTTGACCACCGCTGACACCTCGATCTCGGTGCCCTCTTCGGTGTCCGGGACGACCACCGGGCGGGTGAACCGGACGCCGAAGTCCACCACCGCGTCCGGCGCGCCGGCCCAGCCGGCCACCGCCCGGCCGACCAGCGCCATGGTGAACATGCCGTGGGCGATGACGCCCGGCAGCCCGACGCCGGTGGCGGTGCGGTCGCTCCAGTGGATCGGGTTGAAGTCGCCCGAGGCGCCCGCGTAGCGGACCAGGTCCGCGCGGGTCACCCGGTACGTCTGGGTGGGCAGCTCCATGTCCTCAGGCCTCCCCGCGTACGACGATCTTGGACCACACGGCGACCACCGGCTCACCGTCCACCGTGCTCACGTCCGTGCGGGTGGTCAGGAAGCCGTGCCCGCCCCGGGTGGTGACCTCCTCGATGGTGTTCACGCACACCAGCTCGTCCCCGGCCACCACCGGCCGGGTGTACGCGAACCGCTGGTCGCCGTGCACCACACGGCTGTAGTCGACGCCGAGCGCCGGGTCCTCGACGATCTGCCGGCTGGCCGACATGGTGACGACCACGGGGAACGTCGGCGGCGCCACCACGTCGGGGTGGCCGAGCGCCCGGGCCGCCTCCGGGTCGTGGTGGACCGGGTCGGTGGCGCCGACGGCGGTGGCGAACTCGCGGATCTTTTCTCGGCCCACCTGGTAGGGGGCGGTCGGCGGGTACGTCCGGCCGACGAAGGACGGGTCCAGGGACATGCCGCCGAACCTACACGGAAAACACGAACGCCGATCCGCCCGGTCGGGCGGCCCGGAGGCCACCCGTCAGGTGGATCGGCGTTCGAGAAGCTGTTGCGGTGCCGGCTGCGCCGGCCGCGGTCAGCGGGTCTCGCGGTGGACGGTGTGCTTGCCGTCCCGGGGGCAGAACTTCTTCAGCTCGATGCGGTCCGGGTCGTTACGGCGGTTCTTACGCGTGATGTAGTTGCGCTCCTTGCACTCCACACACGCCAAAGTGATCTTCGGCCGGACATCGGTCGCCTTCGCCACGGCGGAGTGCCTTCCTCGCTCACGGATATCAACTACGGCGTGTCAGCGTACGCGCTGACGACGCGGACATGCAAAGTGGGCGCCTGTGGCGCCCATCCCACCGGCCACCGGGCTGGGCCCGGAGGACGAGAGTAGCGGTGGCCGGACTTGAACCGGCGACACAGCGATTATGAGCCGCTTGCTCTGCCATCTGAGCTACACCGCCGTGGCGGGTCCAGCCGGACCCTCTGAGCCCCCTTACGGAATCGAACCGTAGACCTTCTCCTTACCATGGAGACGCTCTGCCGACTGAGCTAAGGGGGCCTGCCCGATCACCCCGGGGGGTGTCGCGCAGGGGAAACAGTACACGACCGCGTCGCGCAGGTGAAATCGGATCCCCCGGGTGCGTGTCCGCCCTGGTCAGGGCACCACTCGCAGGCGCGGCAGCTCCCCCGCGACCACCGTCTCCGGGTCGACCTGGGCGCCGAACCAGGCCTCCAGCCGCTCGTACGGCAGAGGGCGGCTGAACAGGAATCCCTGGCCGATCTCACAGCCGATGTCCTGGAGCAGCTCCAGCGTCAGCTCGCTCTCCACGCCCTCGGCCACCACCGCCAGGCCGAACTGCTGCGACAGCGTCACCACCGCGTTGACGATCGCCAGGTCGCCCGGATCGGTCGCCATGCCCTGCACGAACGACCGGTCCACCTTCACCTCGTGCACAGGCAGCCGGCGCAGTTGCGCCAGCGACGAGTTACCCGTGCCGAAGTCGTCCACCGAGAGGCGGACACCGAGGTCACGCAGGCTGCGCAGGGTGGGTATGGGACGTTCGGTGCCGTCCAGGACACCCGCCTCGGTGACCTCCAGCGTCAGCCGCTGCGGCGGTACGCCGTACTCGGCCAGCAGGTCGCGTACCAGCGCCGGGAAGTGCTGGTCGGTGAGCGTACGCGCGGCGAGGTTGACCGCGACGGACAGCGGCTGTTCGCCGTGGCTCCAGTCGCGGCTGCGCCGCAGGCTCTCCCGGAGCACGAACTCGGTGAGCCGGCCGAGCTGGCCGGTGTGCTCGGCCACCGCCACGAAGTCGTCCGGGGCGACACTGCCGTGCGCCGGGTGCTCCCACCGGGCCAGGCACTCCACGCCCACCAGGCGGCGGTCCCGCAACGTGACCTTGGGCTGGAAGTAGACCTCCAGCTCGCCCTCGTCCAGCGCGCGTTGC
It includes:
- the rplJ gene encoding 50S ribosomal protein L10, translating into MADKPIRADKATAVAELTESFRNAGATVLTEYRGLTVSQLTQLRRSLGKETSYTVAKNTLAKRAAADAGISGLDELFSGPTALTFVSGDVVEAAKGLRDFAKANPKLVIKGGVFEGKAISAAEVTKLADLESREVLLAKLAGAMKGNLSKAAALFQAPLSKAARAAAALADKKREQEGAEAA
- the rplK gene encoding 50S ribosomal protein L11; this encodes MPPKKKLVKTFTLQLPAGQATPAPPVGPALGQHGVNIMEFCKSYNAQTESQRGDIVPAEISVYEDRTFTFVLKTPPAARLLIKAAGVQKGSGVPHKEKVGSVTRAQLREIAEKKMADLNANDIDQAEKIIAGTARSMGLTVAD
- a CDS encoding ATP-binding cassette domain-containing protein is translated as MRLDGVWLRYHRHGPWVLRQVDVAIGPGEAAVVLGRNGAGKSTLLQLAAGVLRPSRGRVADRPPVVGWVPERFPADQPFTVGAYLSAMGRVAGLPGPATDRAVRHWVERLGLTRFHDVRLPRLSKGTAQKVGLAQALLRPPGLLVLDEPWEGLDATARESVPEIIGEVLADGGTVLVSDHRGETVRLPGARHLSVTDGTVTEEASSGGAAVAVVELAVPAAGLATAVARLRADGHQILRVREHAVPPPATHPVPASAGPSGTGGSVGASAAGSPDQAGAEAGDSARPGPAPEVAR
- the secE gene encoding preprotein translocase subunit SecE — its product is MAESKRRGEDDGDERLNDDATVDDVADDDATDADEPVARGGTATRKRAQAEPAEGRKTRKDTERIGLFARIARFFREVVAELRKVIWPTRKELLTYTAVVVTFVAVMLAIVAGLDYGFAKAVLWVFGESS
- a CDS encoding MaoC family dehydratase N-terminal domain-containing protein — translated: MSLDPSFVGRTYPPTAPYQVGREKIREFATAVGATDPVHHDPEAARALGHPDVVAPPTFPVVVTMSASRQIVEDPALGVDYSRVVHGDQRFAYTRPVVAGDELVCVNTIEEVTTRGGHGFLTTRTDVSTVDGEPVVAVWSKIVVRGEA
- the rpmG gene encoding 50S ribosomal protein L33, yielding MAKATDVRPKITLACVECKERNYITRKNRRNDPDRIELKKFCPRDGKHTVHRETR
- the rplA gene encoding 50S ribosomal protein L1, coding for MQRSKSYRKAADVIDRSKLYTPVEAVKLAKETTNVKFDATVEVAMRLGVDPRKADQMVRGTVNLPHGTGKTARVIVFAAGAKAEEAVAAGADEVGTDELVARIQGGWLDFDAAIATPDQMAKIGRIARILGPRGLMPNPKTGTVTMDVTKAVSDIKGGKITFRVDKHSNLHLIIGKASFSENQLVDNYAAVLDEVLRAKPSAAKGTYLKKVTLTTTMGPGVPVDPKVVKNFQEGSAEG
- the nusG gene encoding transcription termination/antitermination protein NusG, which translates into the protein MPEYDETAGTPDEQSTVATAANNESVEAASEPEFPTTEPAPDEDFDPVAELRQKLRYAPGDWYVVHSYAGYENKVKTNLETRITSLDMEDFIYQVEVPTREEVEVKNGKRSQVQAKVFPGYILVRMELTAESYSCVRNTPGVTGFVGATDRADRPAPLSLDEVLKWLAPAVETEQKKAKPEIKVLDFEVGDSVTVTDGAFASLPATISEINADQQKLKVLVSIFGRETPVELNFNQVAKI
- a CDS encoding MaoC family dehydratase, giving the protein MELPTQTYRVTRADLVRYAGASGDFNPIHWSDRTATGVGLPGVIAHGMFTMALVGRAVAGWAGAPDAVVDFGVRFTRPVVVPDTEEGTEIEVSAVVKEVTEEGLTRLDITATCQGEKVLSQARALIRTTR
- the rplL gene encoding 50S ribosomal protein L7/L12, translated to MAKLSTDELLDAFKEMTLIELSEFVKQFEETFEVTAAAPVAVAGPAGPGAPAAEAEPEKDEFDVILDADGGKKIQVIKVVRELTGLGLKEAKDLVEAAPKAVLEKANKETAEKAKAKLEGEGAKVTLK